A single Actinomycetota bacterium DNA region contains:
- a CDS encoding YegP family protein, producing MSEGYEFRVWLSKDGWRWNLRSIGNDKLIATSGESFYDQASAERSAALVQRVAGSAPIRVIR from the coding sequence ATGAGCGAGGGATATGAGTTCCGCGTCTGGCTCAGCAAGGATGGCTGGCGTTGGAACTTGCGTAGCATCGGCAATGACAAGCTGATCGCCACGTCCGGCGAGAGCTTCTACGACCAGGCGAGCGCTGAGCGGTCTGCAGCGCTGGTCCAGCGGGTCGCGGGGTCGGCTCCCATCCGCGTGATCAGGTAG